A single genomic interval of Lentimicrobium saccharophilum harbors:
- a CDS encoding T9SS type A sorting domain-containing protein produces MKNLPLFLLATILMVVSSLYAQKPKKQMYMPDDPVPVKYKVDTRIDNMAYWRRMASLGLVPVEPDHAAPFGKYTGSRLSGRSVMTDDSPDVPVTTVNSTQSENSIFADPNNPQSVLNSNNSTPRPASTVYGANDFWSSDAGSTWGGHVQGAGGENSGDPTTAIGLNGWYYVGYIHSSGGQGVSYSTDQGNTWTPVLVAPAPSGFSSLLDKNHMWIDNSTTSPYEGQLYDAWTNFGGSNDSEIELSRSTDQGLSWSSPVNISSAINAGSHNQGVNIHTGPNGEVYAIWAIYDSWPIDENSIGMARSFDGGATWQPATRIISNIRGIRNTATSKNMRVNAFPSMAVDISNGPNRGMIYVVWPNIGVPGTNTGSDMDVYMIRSADQGNSWSTPVRVNQDPSGLGKQHYFPWITCDPANGNLSVIYYDDRNVSGSQAEVYVSNSIDGGNSWEDLKVSDVSFTPQPISGLASGYFGDYLGIHAQSRWVYPVWTDNRTGYAMTYVSAFQSGPPPNQPWVIYQTHLLNDAAGNNNGLLDYAENALLNVTLENIGDQPAAAVNAVISTESAFITFTDNTENFGDFAVGEVKTISDAFAFTVLPAVPDGEKITFTLSVTDANDSTFVSNFNIEAHAPGIQAGNLSINDASGNINGRLDPGETATLSIITFNPGDYPAEEVMAQLTTASAYATITNTQVELGNINPGMMNAVAAEFEISVSPEAPVGHQVALNYTANSLYHSTLKNFFTPVGLILEDWETGGFESFDWEFAGSAPWTIATDQVYEGETSAKSGAINDNASSEMKIGYNVMNPDTISFYLKVSSEADYDYLKFYVNNTLRGQWAGEVPWQQVKFAVNPGQQTFRWVYSKDVYVTGGSDCAWVDYIVFPAPMQTTAYAGQDASTCEQGPVMLDGTATNYTSVLWTTAGDGTFEDANQLNTFYTPGTQDLINGNVVLTLTVNGPEGEVRTDDMLLNISTPASVQTAETLSACAGTGVDIEALAENYTSIMWSTTGDGTFSDPASLNTTYVPGSLDISAGSATITLTAFSAAPCADATGVITLSILPAPEAVISGDTTICAGSELQIEVQLTGTAPWQLEIGDYGTFTAEQSPAYITIAPDTTQIVQVIAVTDANQCQGTGSGTYNITVNELPYLYLPADTMACVNHLVTLTAVTSGNVQYLWTPGGYITQSIIVDTTGIGAGTGTWTARITDENGCVNEASVNLTFNECTGLVEVEFSSFSVFPNPSDGRFSIQVSQENAGIYHLEITDASNKTVFSKPDVLIGSHEKQVFDSGILNNGIYLVKLSNREKTLSAKLIVKR; encoded by the coding sequence GTGAAAAATCTACCCCTCTTTCTGCTGGCAACCATTTTGATGGTTGTTTCATCCCTTTATGCGCAGAAACCAAAGAAACAAATGTATATGCCCGACGATCCTGTTCCGGTCAAATACAAAGTCGATACCCGCATTGACAATATGGCCTACTGGAGGCGGATGGCTTCGCTCGGACTGGTGCCTGTTGAACCTGATCATGCCGCCCCGTTCGGAAAATATACCGGAAGCCGGCTATCCGGCAGAAGCGTGATGACTGATGATTCTCCGGATGTACCCGTAACAACCGTTAACTCTACCCAAAGTGAAAACTCAATTTTTGCGGATCCCAATAATCCCCAGTCTGTGCTGAATTCGAACAATTCCACGCCCAGACCAGCCAGCACCGTATACGGAGCCAATGATTTCTGGTCAAGCGATGCAGGGAGTACCTGGGGCGGACACGTTCAGGGGGCCGGGGGTGAAAACAGCGGTGATCCCACCACAGCCATCGGGTTAAACGGATGGTATTATGTGGGTTATATCCACTCATCAGGAGGCCAGGGCGTCTCATACTCCACCGACCAGGGCAATACATGGACACCGGTGCTGGTGGCTCCTGCCCCTTCAGGTTTTAGCTCCCTTCTGGACAAAAATCACATGTGGATTGACAACAGCACCACCAGCCCCTATGAGGGGCAACTCTACGATGCCTGGACAAATTTCGGCGGCAGCAATGATTCGGAAATAGAATTAAGCCGCTCAACTGACCAGGGGCTAAGCTGGTCATCACCGGTCAACATCAGTTCTGCCATTAATGCCGGCAGCCACAACCAGGGTGTGAATATTCATACAGGGCCCAACGGGGAGGTATATGCGATCTGGGCGATATATGATTCATGGCCGATCGATGAAAATTCAATCGGAATGGCCAGATCATTTGACGGAGGCGCCACCTGGCAACCAGCAACCCGGATAATCAGTAATATCAGGGGAATCCGGAACACTGCAACTTCAAAGAACATGCGTGTGAATGCTTTCCCATCGATGGCCGTTGATATCAGTAACGGTCCGAACCGGGGCATGATCTATGTGGTTTGGCCCAACATCGGGGTACCGGGAACCAATACCGGCAGCGATATGGATGTCTACATGATCCGTTCGGCAGATCAGGGAAACTCCTGGTCAACGCCTGTCAGGGTAAACCAGGATCCTTCCGGACTGGGAAAACAGCATTACTTTCCCTGGATTACCTGCGACCCGGCCAATGGCAACCTGAGTGTTATTTACTATGATGACCGCAACGTATCAGGGTCGCAGGCCGAGGTATATGTATCAAACTCAATCGACGGAGGCAATTCCTGGGAAGACCTGAAAGTGAGCGATGTCTCCTTTACCCCTCAGCCCATTTCAGGCCTGGCTTCCGGATATTTCGGCGATTATCTGGGTATTCACGCCCAAAGCCGCTGGGTATATCCGGTTTGGACCGACAACCGCACCGGCTATGCAATGACCTATGTTTCAGCATTCCAGTCCGGCCCGCCGCCCAACCAACCCTGGGTGATTTACCAGACTCACCTGCTGAATGATGCTGCCGGTAACAACAACGGCCTGCTCGATTATGCTGAAAATGCCCTGCTGAACGTTACCCTTGAAAATATCGGCGATCAGCCTGCTGCAGCAGTAAATGCAGTGATTTCAACAGAATCTGCTTTTATAACATTTACCGACAATACTGAAAATTTCGGAGACTTTGCTGTGGGCGAAGTAAAAACCATTTCCGACGCCTTTGCTTTCACCGTTTTACCTGCCGTTCCCGACGGTGAAAAGATCACTTTCACCCTCTCGGTTACTGATGCCAATGACAGCACATTTGTTTCAAACTTCAACATCGAAGCGCACGCACCCGGTATTCAGGCGGGCAACCTGAGCATTAACGACGCGTCCGGCAATATCAACGGCCGCCTTGATCCCGGTGAAACCGCCACACTCAGCATCATCACCTTCAACCCGGGTGATTATCCTGCTGAAGAGGTAATGGCACAGCTTACCACTGCCAGTGCCTATGCAACCATTACCAATACACAGGTTGAACTTGGCAACATTAATCCGGGCATGATGAACGCAGTAGCCGCTGAATTTGAGATCTCCGTTTCACCTGAAGCCCCGGTCGGGCACCAGGTAGCACTCAATTACACGGCAAACTCCCTGTACCATTCAACGCTGAAGAATTTCTTTACACCGGTAGGTTTAATCCTCGAAGACTGGGAGACCGGCGGTTTTGAAAGCTTCGACTGGGAGTTTGCCGGCAGCGCCCCATGGACTATAGCTACCGACCAGGTTTATGAAGGTGAAACCAGTGCGAAATCAGGCGCAATCAACGACAATGCCAGCAGCGAAATGAAAATCGGCTATAATGTAATGAACCCCGACACCATTTCATTCTACCTGAAAGTATCATCCGAAGCTGATTATGACTACCTGAAATTTTATGTCAACAACACACTCAGGGGCCAGTGGGCAGGAGAAGTACCCTGGCAGCAGGTAAAATTTGCCGTGAATCCGGGGCAGCAGACTTTCCGTTGGGTCTACAGTAAAGATGTTTATGTTACCGGCGGAAGCGATTGTGCATGGGTTGACTACATTGTTTTTCCTGCTCCAATGCAAACTACTGCCTATGCCGGGCAGGATGCATCCACCTGCGAACAGGGTCCGGTTATGCTTGACGGTACCGCCACCAATTACACGTCAGTATTATGGACTACTGCGGGAGACGGTACTTTTGAGGATGCAAATCAGCTCAACACATTCTATACCCCCGGAACCCAGGATCTTATTAACGGGAACGTGGTCCTTACCCTGACGGTTAACGGTCCGGAAGGAGAAGTGAGAACAGATGACATGTTACTGAACATCTCCACACCTGCCTCGGTTCAGACAGCAGAAACCCTTTCGGCATGTGCAGGCACCGGTGTTGACATTGAAGCTCTGGCAGAGAACTATACATCGATTATGTGGAGTACGACCGGTGATGGCACTTTCAGCGATCCCGCATCATTGAACACGACCTATGTTCCGGGATCACTTGATATCAGTGCCGGATCTGCAACCATTACGCTTACAGCTTTCTCTGCAGCACCATGTGCAGATGCAACAGGTGTCATTACACTCAGTATTCTGCCTGCTCCCGAAGCCGTCATCAGCGGAGATACAACCATTTGCGCAGGTTCGGAATTACAGATTGAGGTTCAGCTGACCGGAACAGCACCCTGGCAATTAGAAATCGGGGATTATGGCACATTTACAGCTGAACAATCTCCGGCCTACATTACCATTGCCCCCGATACTACCCAAATCGTTCAGGTTATCGCGGTAACTGATGCCAACCAGTGTCAGGGAACGGGATCGGGAACATACAACATTACAGTAAATGAATTGCCTTACCTGTATCTTCCGGCTGATACCATGGCATGTGTCAACCACCTGGTAACACTGACAGCTGTTACTTCCGGCAATGTACAATACCTGTGGACGCCGGGCGGCTACATTACCCAGAGCATTATCGTTGATACAACGGGTATCGGAGCCGGAACCGGTACATGGACAGCCAGGATAACCGATGAAAATGGCTGTGTAAACGAAGCTTCTGTTAACCTGACTTTTAATGAATGTACGGGCCTGGTTGAAGTTGAATTCAGCAGTTTTTCAGTCTTTCCGAATCCTTCGGACGGCCGTTTCAGCATTCAAGTCAGTCAGGAAAATGCGGGGATTTATCATCTGGAAATAACCGATGCATCAAACAAAACTGTCTTCAGCAAACCGGACGTACTGATAGGAAGTCATGAAAAACAGGTATTTGATTCCGGCATTCTTAACAACGGTATCTATCTGGTAAAACTTTCAAACAGAGAGAAAACATTATCGGCGAAACTGATCGTAAAAAGATAA
- a CDS encoding C25 family cysteine peptidase produces the protein MKTTLRRFFSGNGITTLLMAVVLSISFISADAGNHRYPDSWGKQGLTLNRQGTDGISLNFSIREFGLTDREINGQVMTGIEFSESFLQNEEGSPDLPGFGRYIAIPEGATAIVEITNMRTERFVNIEMAPAPRIPLDTDQGPLQFEKNPAIYNNNAFYPAQPVTLGDYSQIRGVDVAMLGVTPFQYNPVTKELIVYRDMEISVRFEGGSRQFGEDKYRNRWWDPIMEDAIINFSSLPVIDYDQRTSASTRGTGYEYLIIVPNDDIFYQWADSIKKFRTEEGIYTGIVKLSEIGTNVNAAMLETYVNNAYNTWDTPPAAILLLGDYGQATANNNSITSPIYDNYCVSDNILADVSGNHMPDIIFARITAQNAEQLESMIGRGLNYERRPPVNPSFYANPITALGWQTERWFQICSETVGGFWKNVLGKTPVRINEIYQGTPGNSWSSAQNTSTVVGVFGPNGLGYIPASPSSMGGWSGGNATMINNALNSGSFMLMHRDHGMETGWGEPSYTNSNISNLTNTDLCFILSINCLTGKYNWSSESFTEKFHRYTYMGQPAGALGLIAASEVSYSFVNDTYVWGMMDNMWPNFMPQYGATPESRGVLPAFGNAAGKYFLRQSNWPYNTGNKEVTYNLFHHHGDAFLRVCTEVPQTIAATYEPTIFENETEFTITASPNSNVCLTSDGVILGTGVTGFVNTITITIPPMTAGDRIKVTITRPNCNRYEGWVDVIPMVTSAIAGEDMAICEGTEPQLNGAAVNYTSLLWATSGTGTFSDATILDPIYSPSAEDIAQGAVLLSLTASNPAANDSTDYLTLSFSLAPVVFAGNTADICAGEGYSALDATAANYTQLEWTTTGTGTFDDPSSLNPRYIPGAEDIEAGNAMLTLSAWNELCEPVTMDLQVMIHALPVPVVNGPDAACQNQSELVYTAEGEGNQYLWEISGGTITEGQNTGSVTVTWDEPGTGSLHMVETNEFGCSNTTEFAVTINPAPAPAIDGNALVCANSEQVAYITPLNEGNAYEWTVTGGEIVSGADANEVVVNWGGNGQGTLSLVETNTLTTCSATTGYNVLIHSPEPTLGNDTTICITHVLNIEAEEGFAAYAWSSGQETRSIQINGEAQGLNATTYTVTVTDANNCTGTASIMVTVDACAGIEENASATRVSIFPNPNMGEFTLEISNAEPGKSTISIVTTTGEIIYSNQVVIGQQSYRQNIGLNAGSGVYFLKVETTNGTTIQKLVIR, from the coding sequence ATGAAAACAACTTTACGCAGGTTTTTTTCGGGCAATGGCATCACCACGTTACTGATGGCCGTTGTGTTGAGCATTTCCTTCATTAGTGCAGATGCAGGTAATCACCGGTACCCGGACAGTTGGGGCAAACAAGGTTTAACCCTTAACCGTCAGGGCACGGATGGGATCAGCCTCAATTTCTCTATCCGGGAATTTGGTCTCACCGACCGTGAGATCAACGGTCAGGTGATGACCGGAATTGAGTTTTCAGAATCTTTCCTCCAGAATGAAGAAGGTTCACCGGATCTTCCGGGTTTCGGACGTTATATCGCCATCCCCGAAGGCGCAACGGCCATTGTTGAAATTACCAACATGCGCACCGAACGCTTTGTGAATATTGAAATGGCTCCGGCTCCACGCATCCCGCTTGATACAGATCAGGGTCCGCTGCAATTTGAAAAAAATCCGGCCATTTATAACAACAATGCTTTCTATCCGGCTCAGCCTGTCACCCTGGGTGATTACAGTCAGATTAGGGGCGTGGATGTGGCAATGCTTGGGGTAACCCCCTTCCAGTACAATCCGGTTACCAAAGAACTGATCGTATACCGCGATATGGAGATCAGTGTCCGTTTTGAGGGCGGCAGCCGTCAGTTCGGAGAGGATAAATACCGCAACCGCTGGTGGGATCCCATTATGGAAGATGCCATTATAAATTTCAGTTCTCTGCCGGTCATTGATTACGATCAGCGGACATCCGCATCAACCCGCGGTACTGGTTATGAATACCTGATCATTGTTCCGAACGATGATATTTTCTATCAGTGGGCTGATTCAATCAAGAAATTCCGCACCGAAGAAGGTATTTATACCGGCATCGTGAAACTTTCCGAAATCGGCACCAATGTAAATGCCGCCATGCTTGAGACTTATGTCAACAATGCTTACAACACATGGGATACCCCTCCGGCAGCCATTCTGTTGCTTGGCGACTATGGTCAGGCAACCGCCAACAACAATTCGATTACCTCCCCCATTTACGATAACTATTGTGTTTCCGACAATATCCTGGCCGATGTTTCCGGAAATCATATGCCTGACATTATTTTCGCCCGCATTACAGCCCAGAATGCCGAACAGCTTGAATCAATGATTGGACGAGGCCTGAATTATGAGCGCAGACCTCCGGTCAATCCTTCTTTTTATGCCAACCCCATTACAGCATTAGGATGGCAAACAGAGCGCTGGTTCCAGATCTGCTCAGAAACCGTCGGCGGCTTCTGGAAAAATGTGCTGGGCAAAACGCCTGTCCGTATCAATGAGATCTACCAGGGAACACCCGGCAACTCATGGTCATCGGCACAAAACACCAGCACCGTTGTTGGCGTTTTCGGACCCAACGGACTGGGTTATATCCCTGCATCTCCGTCCAGTATGGGCGGGTGGAGCGGCGGTAACGCCACCATGATCAACAATGCCCTGAATTCAGGATCGTTTATGCTGATGCACCGCGACCACGGTATGGAAACCGGCTGGGGAGAACCTTCCTATACAAACAGCAATATCTCCAACCTCACCAATACCGACCTGTGTTTTATCCTGTCAATCAACTGCCTTACCGGAAAGTATAACTGGAGCAGCGAAAGTTTTACGGAAAAATTCCACCGTTACACTTACATGGGACAGCCCGCCGGAGCACTCGGACTCATCGCGGCTTCCGAAGTTTCTTATTCATTCGTGAATGATACCTATGTGTGGGGCATGATGGACAATATGTGGCCCAACTTTATGCCTCAGTATGGTGCAACCCCTGAATCAAGGGGTGTTTTACCGGCATTCGGAAACGCAGCCGGAAAATATTTCCTACGTCAGTCCAACTGGCCTTACAATACCGGTAACAAGGAAGTAACCTACAACCTTTTCCATCATCACGGGGATGCTTTCCTCAGGGTTTGTACTGAAGTACCCCAGACGATTGCAGCTACCTACGAACCTACGATCTTTGAAAATGAAACCGAATTCACCATTACAGCCTCACCAAACTCTAATGTATGCCTTACATCAGACGGTGTGATCCTGGGAACCGGTGTTACCGGTTTTGTAAATACCATCACCATTACAATACCTCCTATGACAGCCGGAGACCGTATCAAGGTCACCATTACCCGTCCCAATTGCAACCGTTATGAAGGATGGGTGGATGTTATTCCCATGGTTACTTCAGCAATTGCCGGTGAAGACATGGCAATTTGTGAAGGTACCGAGCCCCAGCTGAACGGAGCTGCCGTAAATTACACTTCCCTTCTTTGGGCAACCAGCGGCACCGGAACTTTCAGCGATGCTACCATTCTTGACCCCATTTATTCTCCAAGTGCTGAAGACATCGCACAGGGTGCTGTGCTCCTTTCGCTTACAGCCTCAAATCCTGCTGCCAATGATTCAACCGACTACCTTACCCTTTCATTCAGCCTCGCTCCGGTAGTATTTGCCGGTAATACCGCTGACATCTGCGCCGGAGAAGGTTATTCTGCGCTGGATGCTACTGCCGCAAATTACACACAACTTGAATGGACAACAACGGGTACCGGCACCTTCGATGATCCTTCATCATTGAATCCGCGGTATATCCCCGGCGCCGAAGATATCGAAGCAGGCAATGCCATGCTGACACTCTCAGCCTGGAATGAACTCTGCGAACCGGTTACCATGGACCTCCAGGTAATGATTCATGCACTGCCCGTCCCGGTTGTTAACGGACCGGATGCAGCCTGCCAGAATCAATCGGAGCTTGTATATACTGCTGAAGGCGAAGGCAACCAGTATTTATGGGAAATTTCGGGTGGCACCATCACCGAAGGACAGAACACCGGATCAGTCACCGTTACCTGGGATGAGCCGGGAACCGGAAGCCTCCACATGGTTGAAACAAACGAATTCGGATGCTCAAATACCACCGAATTTGCTGTTACCATCAATCCCGCTCCCGCACCTGCAATTGACGGAAACGCCCTGGTATGCGCCAACAGCGAACAGGTTGCCTATATCACTCCGCTGAATGAAGGAAACGCTTACGAATGGACAGTTACCGGCGGTGAAATCGTTTCAGGTGCCGATGCCAACGAAGTCGTTGTTAACTGGGGCGGCAATGGACAGGGAACCCTGAGCCTCGTTGAGACCAATACGCTAACGACCTGCTCGGCCACCACCGGGTACAATGTGTTGATTCATTCACCCGAGCCCACACTCGGCAATGATACCACCATCTGCATTACGCATGTGCTGAATATCGAAGCTGAAGAAGGGTTTGCCGCCTATGCATGGTCAAGCGGACAGGAAACACGCAGTATCCAGATTAACGGAGAAGCCCAGGGCCTGAATGCAACCACCTATACTGTAACAGTAACTGATGCAAACAACTGTACAGGAACCGCTTCAATCATGGTAACCGTTGATGCCTGCGCAGGTATTGAGGAGAATGCATCGGCCACAAGGGTCAGTATTTTCCCGAACCCCAATATGGGTGAATTTACCCTGGAGATCAGCAATGCCGAACCCGGAAAATCAACCATCAGCATCGTTACCACAACCGGTGAAATTATTTACTCAAACCAGGTTGTTATCGGTCAGCAGTCATACAGGCAGAATATCGGCCTGAATGCCGGTAGTGGCGTATATTTCCTGAAAGTTGAAACAACAAACGGAACAACCATTCAGAAACTTGTTATCAGGTAA
- a CDS encoding C25 family cysteine peptidase: protein MKKHLIILLCFLSVGFLHSQTIVHTYSFTEPVIEIFGQHQVISFSNTQLHGNPGEPLLPYKAVSLLLPPGHEATRVRVEFFDEIPLEGSFRLAPAQFSRPLSIPGISLFEKNESVYQSAEPYPVKANGNLSTHYMNGFGFAQTVITPLKYTPATGEISYYRRAVVRIETRETARGRNALNNLSASPVIKNTILKHAQNPSVAAEYSTRSKSTADYQILIITPAAFSANLEPLAQLYLPRGMKTQIATVESIQSGTMGTDLPEKIRNYIIQEYQQHSIEHVVLAGDVEHVPHRGFYCHVQSSSAYEDDNIPADLYYAALDGNWNTNGNSRWGEIGEDDLLPELSVGRMSFSNTTELAAMLNKTIMYQNQPVQGELRNPLLAGENLYYNPDTWGSDYLNLLVGTHSENGYTTTGIPVAQNIQTLYDEDAVWDKNTLINAINSGRNFVHHSGHANDSYVMKLNSWDITNANFSGVNGILHNFPVVYTHGCICGAFDVNDCIAEKMTGIENFAAAFVGNSRYGWFNEGQTEGPSAHLHREFTDALFSDSLHRIGRAHTESKIATAPWVNAPGQWEEGALRWCFYDCNVLGDPVMGIWTDEVLPIATQYPASIITGTPQFDITVTSGGQPVKGLTAAFLVNGMLIGKGTTGTDGNATVVIDPPVTSPGEAQLVVSGYNCLPVYYPVTIAPGNAPYVIYASHSINDSQGNNNGMADYGETLGLNVTLQNVGQANAQNVTALLSSYDPYITISDNSEDYGDIPAGGQAGSENAFTVTLSENVPDNYEIEFTLTVQSGETWLSTFRITALAPVIEAGNATVSDGNNGNPDPGETFHLEIPVSNTGHSQSQAVSASLTCNSNYIDIPQGNAGPIVIEALSDLDIVFENITASTSTPVGTPVTFLLTLTKNTPPEIILQREYSYTVGQVIEDFESGNFLMHPWQHGGSSNWTITQSNAYQETFSARSGQISHNQNSDLSVSYEVLADGDISFYFRISSEAGYDYLRFYLDDIKLGEWSGEQDWTRVSFPVTAGSKAFRWSYIKDAYVSSGADAAWLDYIIFPPVDTSVGIDEQLYTNAGMSVFPNPATGSAFLNTGNAFPGFATLTLTDLAGREVRHLTNLRPASDYKLDLSGLKAGLYLVRLQNNQSLQVKKLIVK, encoded by the coding sequence ATGAAAAAACATCTGATTATCCTTCTTTGCTTTCTCTCAGTTGGATTCCTGCATTCGCAAACCATTGTACACACCTACTCATTCACGGAACCGGTGATAGAGATTTTCGGGCAGCATCAGGTAATCTCATTCAGCAACACCCAATTACACGGCAATCCCGGGGAGCCCCTGCTTCCTTACAAGGCTGTCAGCCTGCTGTTGCCTCCAGGCCATGAGGCAACCCGTGTGCGTGTTGAGTTTTTCGATGAAATACCCCTGGAGGGCTCGTTCCGGCTCGCCCCTGCACAATTTTCCCGACCGCTTTCCATTCCCGGAATATCACTTTTTGAAAAAAACGAATCTGTTTATCAATCAGCAGAACCTTATCCTGTAAAAGCAAACGGCAACCTCAGCACACACTACATGAATGGTTTTGGTTTTGCCCAAACAGTGATAACCCCTTTAAAATACACTCCGGCAACAGGCGAAATAAGTTACTACCGCAGGGCTGTGGTACGAATCGAAACGCGGGAAACGGCGCGTGGCCGGAATGCGTTGAACAACCTCTCTGCTTCGCCCGTCATCAAAAACACTATCCTGAAACATGCTCAGAATCCATCTGTTGCAGCAGAATATTCCACACGCAGCAAAAGCACTGCTGATTATCAGATCCTGATCATTACCCCGGCCGCCTTTTCAGCTAACCTGGAGCCTCTGGCCCAGCTTTATCTTCCCCGCGGAATGAAAACCCAGATAGCCACCGTTGAATCGATTCAGTCAGGCACTATGGGAACTGACCTGCCCGAAAAAATCAGAAACTACATCATTCAGGAGTACCAGCAGCACAGCATTGAACATGTAGTGCTGGCCGGCGATGTGGAGCACGTACCGCACCGTGGGTTTTACTGCCACGTACAATCATCCAGCGCCTATGAGGATGATAATATCCCCGCGGACCTATACTATGCCGCACTGGACGGCAACTGGAATACCAATGGCAACAGCCGTTGGGGTGAAATCGGCGAAGACGACCTGCTGCCGGAATTATCCGTAGGCCGGATGTCGTTCAGCAACACCACCGAACTGGCAGCCATGCTCAATAAAACCATAATGTATCAAAACCAGCCCGTACAGGGCGAGTTGCGCAATCCCTTGCTGGCAGGAGAGAATCTTTATTACAACCCCGATACCTGGGGATCCGACTACCTGAACCTCCTGGTGGGCACCCACAGCGAAAACGGATACACCACAACGGGTATTCCTGTAGCGCAAAATATCCAGACATTGTATGACGAAGATGCCGTCTGGGATAAAAACACCCTGATTAACGCCATCAACAGCGGGCGTAATTTTGTGCACCATTCGGGACATGCCAATGATTCCTATGTTATGAAACTGAACTCATGGGATATCACGAATGCCAATTTCTCCGGGGTCAACGGGATTCTTCACAACTTTCCGGTAGTATATACCCATGGTTGTATATGCGGTGCTTTTGATGTGAACGATTGTATTGCCGAAAAGATGACAGGGATTGAGAACTTTGCCGCCGCATTTGTAGGGAACTCCCGCTATGGCTGGTTCAACGAAGGACAAACCGAAGGTCCGTCGGCACATCTTCACCGTGAATTTACCGATGCGCTGTTTTCCGACAGCCTGCACAGGATCGGAAGGGCCCACACGGAATCGAAGATAGCCACGGCTCCGTGGGTAAATGCCCCGGGGCAATGGGAAGAAGGGGCACTGCGCTGGTGTTTCTACGACTGCAATGTACTCGGAGATCCAGTAATGGGCATCTGGACCGACGAAGTACTTCCCATAGCCACCCAATACCCGGCCTCCATTATTACAGGTACGCCCCAGTTTGATATTACCGTTACCTCGGGAGGCCAACCGGTTAAGGGATTAACTGCGGCTTTCCTGGTGAACGGTATGTTGATCGGCAAAGGAACCACCGGCACCGATGGAAATGCCACAGTTGTGATTGACCCTCCGGTAACCTCTCCCGGAGAAGCACAGCTGGTGGTTTCAGGATATAACTGCCTGCCGGTATATTACCCGGTCACCATCGCACCGGGCAACGCTCCTTATGTGATTTATGCTTCGCACAGCATCAATGACAGTCAGGGAAACAACAACGGTATGGCTGATTACGGCGAAACACTGGGGCTGAATGTTACCCTGCAGAATGTCGGACAGGCGAATGCCCAGAACGTCACAGCTCTTTTGAGCTCCTATGATCCCTATATCACCATTTCGGATAATTCGGAAGATTACGGCGATATTCCCGCCGGCGGACAGGCCGGTTCAGAGAACGCTTTCACGGTTACTCTAAGTGAGAATGTCCCTGATAACTATGAGATTGAATTCACCCTTACAGTCCAGTCGGGTGAAACCTGGCTTTCTACCTTCCGGATTACTGCCCTTGCTCCCGTGATAGAAGCCGGCAATGCAACGGTTAGCGACGGCAACAATGGCAATCCGGATCCGGGAGAAACCTTTCATCTGGAAATCCCCGTCAGTAACACAGGACACAGTCAGAGCCAGGCTGTTTCGGCAAGTCTTACATGCAACAGCAATTATATTGACATTCCCCAGGGAAATGCCGGACCTATTGTTATTGAAGCGTTATCTGATCTGGATATTGTCTTTGAAAATATCACCGCTTCAACTTCTACACCGGTTGGCACTCCGGTAACTTTCCTGCTGACCCTTACCAAAAATACGCCTCCTGAGATTATCCTGCAACGCGAATATTCCTACACGGTAGGGCAGGTTATTGAAGATTTCGAATCCGGCAACTTCCTGATGCATCCATGGCAGCACGGAGGCAGCAGCAACTGGACAATTACGCAGTCTAATGCCTATCAGGAAACATTCAGTGCCCGCTCCGGCCAGATCAGCCATAATCAGAATTCTGACCTGTCAGTAAGTTATGAAGTATTGGCCGATGGTGATATATCATTCTATTTCAGGATATCTTCTGAGGCAGGATACGACTACCTGCGATTTTACCTGGATGACATCAAGCTGGGTGAGTGGTCAGGGGAACAGGACTGGACCAGGGTATCCTTCCCTGTTACCGCCGGAAGTAAGGCTTTCAGATGGTCATATATAAAAGACGCTTATGTTTCATCCGGTGCGGATGCCGCCTGGCTCGATTACATTATCTTCCCACCTGTAGATACCAGTGTCGGGATTGATGAGCAACTGTACACTAATGCAGGGATGTCTGTCTTTCCGAATCCTGCCACAGGCAGTGCCTTTCTGAATACCGGCAATGCATTCCCGGGTTTCGCCACGCTTACCCTTACCGATCTGGCCGGCAGGGAAGTCAGGCACTTAACAAACTTACGGCCTGCAAGTGACTATAAACTTGACCTCAGCGGACTAAAAGCCGGACTGTATCTTGTCAGGTTACAAAATAATCAATCACTTCAGGTTAAGAAACTGATTGTAAAATAA